A single Primulina eburnea isolate SZY01 chromosome 11, ASM2296580v1, whole genome shotgun sequence DNA region contains:
- the LOC140805116 gene encoding uncharacterized protein, which yields MVSGGVKPDTVTCNMIAKAYAEKEETSIAESMIFQMQISKVQPNERTCGIIVNGNCNEGNLADAMAFVYRMKNLGAQPNLIAFNSLIKGYLDKADTDGVHKTLTLMEELRIKPDVITFSIIINSAPS from the exons ATGGTTTCTGGTGGTGTGAAACCTGATACTGTGACGTGTAACATGATCGCAAAGGCTTATGCAGAGAAAGAGGAAACCAGCATAGCCGAatctatgatttttcagatgcAAATTTCCAAGGTGCAGCCAAATGAGCGTACATGTGGTATCATTGTAAATGGTAACTGCAATGAAGGAAACCTCGCAGATGCAATGGCATTTGTTTATAGGATGAAGAATCTTGGAGCCCAACCAAATCTTATTGCTTTCAACTCACTTATCAAAGGATATTTGGACAAAGCTGATACTGATGGAGTACACAAG ACACTTACATTGATGGAAGAGCTCAGGATAAAACCTGATGTAATAACATTCAGCATCATCATAAATTCAGCACCATCATGA